The proteins below come from a single Elgaria multicarinata webbii isolate HBS135686 ecotype San Diego chromosome 11, rElgMul1.1.pri, whole genome shotgun sequence genomic window:
- the TMEM107 gene encoding transmembrane protein 107 isoform X2, producing the protein MPLVTGLVPSRFLTLTAHLVIVITIFWSRESNVRASLPLQSTQEEYENKDTELVVALSVTLGLFAVELAGFLSGVSMFNNVQSLLSLTAHCSASICLSFFVFERWETVTYWYIMGFCSALPAAVEVILFISVFGLKKKPL; encoded by the exons ATGCCTTTGGTCACTGGATTGGTTCCCTCGCGATTCCTGACCCTCACGGCCCATTTGGTCATTGTCATCACCATCTTCTGGTCTAGG GAGAGCAATGTCCGGGCTTCCCTACCTCTCCAGTCCACCCAGGAAGAGTATGAAAACAAAGACACAGA GCTGGTGGTGGCGCTGTCGGTTACCCTTGGACTGTTTGCTGTGGAGTTGGCTGGCTTCCTCTCTGGGGTGTCCATGTTCAACAATGTGCAAAGCCTCCTCT CTTTGACTGCTCACTGCAGTGCTTCCATCTGCCTCTCCTTTTTCGTCTTCGAGCGCTGGGAGACGGTCACTTACTGGTACATCATGGGCTTCTGCAG tgCCTTGCCTGCTGCTGTCGAGGTCATACTTTTCATCTCCGTCTTTGGACTGAAGAAGAAGCCTCTGTGA
- the TMEM107 gene encoding transmembrane protein 107 isoform X1: MPLVTGLVPSRFLTLTAHLVIVITIFWSRESNVRASLPLQSTQEEYENKDTELVVALSVTLGLFAVELAGFLSGVSMFNNVQSLLSTGAHASAAVALLFFLFEQWDGSLYWWIFAFCSALPAAVEVILFISVFGLKKKPL; the protein is encoded by the exons ATGCCTTTGGTCACTGGATTGGTTCCCTCGCGATTCCTGACCCTCACGGCCCATTTGGTCATTGTCATCACCATCTTCTGGTCTAGG GAGAGCAATGTCCGGGCTTCCCTACCTCTCCAGTCCACCCAGGAAGAGTATGAAAACAAAGACACAGA GCTGGTGGTGGCGCTGTCGGTTACCCTTGGACTGTTTGCTGTGGAGTTGGCTGGCTTCCTCTCTGGGGTGTCCATGTTCAACAATGTGCAAAGCCTCCTCT CCACTGGGGCTCACGCTTCTGCTGCTGTCGCAttgctcttcttcctctttgAACAGTGGGACGGCAGCCTGTACTGGTGGATCTTTGCCTTCTGCAG tgCCTTGCCTGCTGCTGTCGAGGTCATACTTTTCATCTCCGTCTTTGGACTGAAGAAGAAGCCTCTGTGA
- the LOC134406119 gene encoding transcription factor HES-7.1-A-like, translating to MKMTSQKWDSKEEKKLLKPLMEKRRRDRMNQSLDRLRVLLLEATQDERLKNPKVEKAEILQKTVQFLKTQPLSETKHKEDALLQRYHSGYRECLTQATHFLRASPGICTGKKAYLMEHICHCMEKITASPRGQLHHRPLPAPSNPSYDLPQRCGPDVFAGCSPPLGGAAYVLHPPPPSYPSRPGLPARVTSPAQPDVGCSSTTSSRPQQSKFSETRNSTAQSPQALNVWRPWP from the exons ATGAAGATGACAAGCCAGAAATGGGACAGCAAAGAGGAGAAGAAG CTGCTGAAGCCCTTGATGGAGAAGCGGCGGAGGGACCGGATGAACCAGAGCCTGGACCGCCTCCGCGTCTTGCTCCTCGAAGCCACGCAGGACGAG AGACTTAAAAACCCTAAAGTTGAAAAGGCAGAAATTTTACAAAAAACAGTTCAGTTTTTGAAGACGCAGCCTTTATCAG AGACTAAGCATAAAGAAGACGCCCTTCTGCAAAGGTACCACAGTGGCTACCGGGAGTGTCTCACCCAAGCGACCCACTTCCTCCGAGCAAGCCCGGGCATTTGCACGGGCAAAAAGGCCTACCTGATGGAGCACATCTGCCACTGCATGGAGAAGATAACGGCGAGCCCCCGGGGGCAGCTCCATCACCGCCCCCTTCCAGCGCCCTCCAACCCAAGCTACGACCTGCCACAGCGCTGCGGCCCAGATGTGTTTGCTGGGTGCAGCCCTCCACTCGGGGGTGCTGCGTATGTCCTGCACCCGCCTCCTCCCAGTTACCCCTCCAGGCCAGGACTGCCGGCCCGTGtcaccagcccagcccagccagacGTCGGCTGCAGtagcaccaccagcagcagacCACAACAGAGCAAATTCTCGGAAACACGGAACTCCACGGCACAATCTCCACAGGCACTGAATGTCTGGAGACCATGGCCTTGA